The genomic interval GCCGCGCGCTACGTGCAGGAGGAGCTGGAGGACTGGGCGAAGTTCGGCGTGGAGGGCCATCACCACGGACGGCATCCATGGCTGCACTATCACGAGCTCGTCACCGAGCAGGCCGCGCGGCTGGTGGGCGCGAAGCCGCAGGAAGTGGTGGTGATGAACACCCTCACGGTGAACCTGCACCTGATGATGGTGTCGTTCTACCGGCCCACGAAGACGCGCTTCAAGATTCTGGTGGAGGGCGGGGCGTTCCCCTCGGACCAGTACGCGGTGGCGTCGCAGGCGCGCTTCCACGGGTATGACCCGCGCGAGGCCATCCTGGAGCTCAAGCCTCGCCCGGGAGAGGAGACGCTGCGCACCGAGGACATCCTCGCGACGCTGGACCAGCACGGGCAGGAGGTCGCGCTGGTGCTGTTGGGCAGCGTGAACTACCTGACGGGCCAGGCGTTCGACATCGCGGCGATTTCGCGGACGGCGCACGCCAAGGGCTGCTTCGTCGGCTTCGACCTGGCGCACGGCGCGGGCAACCTGCGGCTGTCGTTGCATGACGACGGGCCGGACTTCGCGGTGTGGTGTTCGTACAAGTACCTCAACGGCGGGCCGGGGACGCTGGCCGGAGTGTTCGTGCACGAGCGGCATGCGCGCTCGCGGGACATTCCCCGCTTCGAGGGGTGGTGGGGGCACGACAAGGCCACGCGCTTCCAGATGAGGCCGAACTTCGACCCGCTGCCCGGCGCGGAGGGGTGGCAGCTGTCCAACCCGCCCATCCTCCAGCTCGCGGCGCTGCGTGCGTCGTTCGAGCTGTTCGACCAG from Myxococcus stipitatus carries:
- the kynU gene encoding kynureninase, with amino-acid sequence MTTHPFEDTEDFARRADEADALRSFRDAFHFPPGHDGKPVVYLAGNSLGLQPKNAARYVQEELEDWAKFGVEGHHHGRHPWLHYHELVTEQAARLVGAKPQEVVVMNTLTVNLHLMMVSFYRPTKTRFKILVEGGAFPSDQYAVASQARFHGYDPREAILELKPRPGEETLRTEDILATLDQHGQEVALVLLGSVNYLTGQAFDIAAISRTAHAKGCFVGFDLAHGAGNLRLSLHDDGPDFAVWCSYKYLNGGPGTLAGVFVHERHARSRDIPRFEGWWGHDKATRFQMRPNFDPLPGAEGWQLSNPPILQLAALRASFELFDQAGMEALRAKSEKLTGYLEFLLEKLPPGFVRIITPRDAKQRGAQLSLRFKGEAQGMLKRLSDAGIICDFRKPDIIRAAPAPLYCSFTDVYRFVRTLDAHARE